The genomic region TTATGCGGTGCAATATTAAACCAGCGGGCAACATCTTCTATGGATATCTTTTTCCAATCTATTAAAGAAGCTTCCTGGGCGTTGGCAGTAATAGACATAAAATCCATATCTTCATCCAGAAAACCAATATTATGGGTGCCCCCTTTAGAAAGACGTGCCTCCATAGCGTTGCTTAACGCTTCTTTCGCTTCTTTTTTTATGCCGTTTTTAGATTTTATAATACCCGCAAGCAAGCCTTTAGACTTAAAATTGTCGTCGGCAAAACGTTCTGCAGCGAGAGCAGCGCCCATATTGTTGGCAGCATATTTAAAAACGCCAATACCATAAATGCCATTAAACGAAAACCCAGGAATGTGCATTACATCTTCTGAGTTTAAAGGTTTCATCCCCTTAATGTAATAGGTTAAATCCCCGTTTACCTTTTTAATATCTAAAAGATCTGCCGGCTTTACCAACTCCAATGCAGTTTCTACCCCGGTATATTCATCCCTTTTTATGACTGCTACCCCATTACCCAATAATAGAGCGTGCACCATTAAAGCTTTATGAAAGCTAAACTGCGTCATAAACCTATTGGGGCGTTTGCTTATTAGATAATCGCAAGGATGCAACAGGTCCCTAAAACGGTTATCGCCTTCTTTGCGATAAATACCTTTAGGGAGCTTTGCTATATCGTTGGATATTTGATCTACTGCATTGTAGACTGCGGAAAGACTTAAGGCGGATTTGTAGTTTACCACTTCCCCAGAAGTAGTTAAACCGCCATTTATAAACGAGAACATCTCATTTAAATAAGAGGTAGGCTGCGCATTGCGCTTTTGCGCTATTAACGGAGATTGCAATGCTCTTAAAACCAAATTACCCACTTACTTTCAATTTTACATCGAAAATAAGCGGGCAAAACGGTTAAAAAGGAAACCTAAGGTTTCTTTCTGAATAAAATGTTTTAAGATAATCACACAGAAAATAACTAAATTTTTTGTACGGTCGTAATGAGTTATCTTTGTATTTGGACGTTGATAACATTTAAAAACTCTAAAAAAAGGGTGTTGATATTTGACTTATCTTTGTACGAGAATAAAAAAAGCCTTCACCGTTGGAGTGGTTAGAAAGGCTTTTAGATCTTTATACAGTTGTAATAACTGTGGTATATTAGCAGTGTAGAGCTTGTCTACACAATTTAACTTAAAAAAACTGAAGAAATGTCTGCAGATAGCATTATTTTCTTAGCTTTATTAATTATTCTGTTGAAACAGAATCGCTAAGCATTTATCACAAAAAGGGGTTGTTTACGCAACCTCTTTTTATTACCCTAACTTGGGTACAAAAGTACAACAGTTTTATTTAATAAAAAAATCTTTTTGCAGTCTATTAATTTTCATCCAACAAACCACTTAGTAATCTAAATACATTTAGCCTTACATGTCCGTTTTTCAAGCAATCGTTTAACTGTTATTTTGCTTTGGTAATTATTATCTCTTTATCTGATGCTTCCTTAAGTTTATTTGCTTGCATCATAGTTTATTTATTTCTTGTTTAACTTTATCCCAATAATGCAAAGGAGCTTGTTGATGCTTTCTAGGTAGTAAATCTTTAATTTCTTCTTGTATATACTCAATAAATAGTAAAGCCCTGTAAGTAGATCGGTCATTTATGACTATATCCCCTATATACTTAGAAACATAAGGGTAAACCATTTTATTTTTAGAGTTTTGTACTGCAATAATCTCATTTCCTTTGAATCTTTTTAATAACTCTACTGCTTTTTCTTTTGCTTCCATGTTGCAAATTTTAGTTTTAAATATTGCTTTAATCTATCTATTTTAAAGGGGTTTAAAAGTTTATGTATATGCATATTGTATATACATACCGTTGTAGTGCATTTAAGAATTTGCTTCCTCGTAAATTTGGTAATCAAAATACCAAGGGCTTTTCTCGTTTTCGTTTTCGTTTTCAGTCCTTAATATTTCTTCTGCTGCTTCTTTAGCAGTTTCGTAACTACTGTACTCTTCTTTAAAATTATGACTATCAACGTCAATATGTGGTTCTCGATGGCTATTTCGCCAAACAATAATGTATCCCATAAGAAAAAAACGCACTACAACAAAGTATAACAGCAATAGCGGTTGTAGTGCTTGTTTTCAACACTATTGCTTATTTAATTAATTAGTTTCTATCTCCGAAATCCTGCGGATTTCTACGCTACTGCGGTTATACAGCATCGTTGTACACAATGCTACAAATCTTCCAACTGCTTTTCGAGTTCATTCAACTCTTTTATGTATTCTGATTCAATAAGCTTCCCTATAGTTCTAAATAAATTTTCTGGTATTTCTATAGCATCTTCACAACCGATATACCTTAAATAAGATTTTCTAATTTTTACATTTTCGCTTTGGATATATTCTGCTTTTTGTAAATTCTCTTTACAGCTTTTCAACTTATTAGCAATGGAATTTGCTTTTTCTAATTTTTTTATTGTCATTTTATTAATTTTTAGTCTGTTATTCAATCAATTATTTTTTACTTTCTTCCCTATCAATCCGATCAAACCTTAGATACGATTTGATTACTTTTTCGAATACTATTTCCCAACGGTCTATGTCGTGATCTAGCATTGCTTTTCGGAGGGCTTCTTTATTGAATTGCATGTTTTACTTTAATAATTCTTTTGCCACCAAAAACCCCACACAAAGCTCCAGGATTATTATAATTACCACCAATAGCTCTCTAACCATATTAGATATTACCCAATGTGCATCTAAAGCCAAGGAAGTTAAAAACGCAATTCCAAAAGTGAGGACTACGGTTATAAAAAGGTATACTAATCTCATTTCTCTAAGTATTTTTTTAGGTTATTTCTAAAACTCTGTACGCAACTATACCGATACTCACCAAACAGGGTAAAGTATTCCTCATTGGTTTCTATAAAAGCTTCAAAATTGGTTTTGGTGTTGTTTAATTTTTTAAAGTAGCGTTGGAAAAACCCAGTTCTAATTCCTTTTTGGCGGTAATAGAAATAAAGATCTATATCATCCTGGGTTAGTTCTTTGTGCGTGAGTACATTCATTTTAGTTTGCTGTTCGTTAAATAAATACTTCTGCGTTTGGATCGTTATATTGACTTTCGTTATTCTCGCTTTCTCCGGTTAAGCTACCTCCTAAAGCCATAATGCAGGCTATAATACCATCTACCCTTTTGTTCCCAGCATGGCTTTGCCCTTTATGTACCTTAATATTCTCGTTGGCATCCCTGTATATTACACAACCACTAAGCATCCATGT from Galbibacter sp. BG1 harbors:
- a CDS encoding phage portal protein; protein product: MGNLVLRALQSPLIAQKRNAQPTSYLNEMFSFINGGLTTSGEVVNYKSALSLSAVYNAVDQISNDIAKLPKGIYRKEGDNRFRDLLHPCDYLISKRPNRFMTQFSFHKALMVHALLLGNGVAVIKRDEYTGVETALELVKPADLLDIKKVNGDLTYYIKGMKPLNSEDVMHIPGFSFNGIYGIGVFKYAANNMGAALAAERFADDNFKSKGLLAGIIKSKNGIKKEAKEALSNAMEARLSKGGTHNIGFLDEDMDFMSITANAQEASLIDWKKISIEDVARWFNIAPHKIKQLENATYSNIEQQSLEHGSDTIMPWAKRIEEEYDYKLFTEEERATHYTKINTNALIRTDIKTKGEYYSRAVNFGWKTRNEVRHLEEDNSIDGLDSPLTPANTKTLEEINKEFAENGS